A region from the Peptococcus niger genome encodes:
- a CDS encoding exodeoxyribonuclease III: MRFISWNIDSLNAALTGSSARAELSRAVLDTIQEANADVIAIQETKLSATGPTAKHREALANLFPDYTYAWVSSQEPARKGYAGNMVLYKETLSPKVSYPTIGAPVPMDLEGRLITLEFEDFYFNQVYTPNAGNGLVRLSERQVWDEKYAAYLSNLDQEKPVIATGDFNVAHREIDLANPAANRRSPGFTDEEREGFSALLDQGFIDSFRHLHGDVTGAYTWWAQRVKTSKINNSGWRIDYFLVSDRLKQQIIASEMISSGDRQDHTPILLDIRQ, translated from the coding sequence ATGCGGTTTATTTCTTGGAATATTGATTCACTCAATGCGGCTTTAACCGGGTCGTCTGCTCGGGCGGAGCTTTCACGGGCGGTGCTGGACACCATCCAAGAGGCAAATGCGGATGTTATTGCCATTCAGGAGACAAAGCTCTCGGCGACAGGTCCGACGGCCAAGCACCGGGAAGCCCTGGCCAATCTTTTTCCGGATTATACTTATGCCTGGGTTAGCTCTCAAGAACCGGCTCGCAAGGGGTATGCAGGCAATATGGTCCTTTATAAAGAGACCCTTTCGCCTAAGGTCTCCTACCCGACTATTGGGGCCCCGGTGCCCATGGACTTGGAAGGCCGGTTGATTACTTTAGAATTTGAGGACTTTTACTTTAACCAGGTTTATACGCCCAATGCAGGCAACGGCTTGGTTCGCTTATCGGAACGGCAAGTCTGGGATGAAAAATATGCGGCCTACCTGTCTAACTTGGATCAAGAAAAACCGGTGATTGCCACGGGGGATTTTAATGTGGCCCACCGGGAGATTGATTTGGCCAATCCAGCAGCCAATCGACGGTCGCCGGGCTTTACCGATGAAGAACGGGAAGGCTTTTCAGCGCTTTTAGACCAGGGCTTCATAGATTCTTTTCGCCACCTGCATGGGGATGTCACTGGGGCCTACACCTGGTGGGCGCAACGGGTTAAGACCAGCAAAATTAACAATTCCGGCTGGAGAATTGATTACTTCCTGGTTAGTGACCGCTTGAAGCAGCAGATCATAGCCTCTGAAATGATTTCTTCAGGTGACCGGCAAGACCATACGCCGATTCTTTTAGATATCCGCCAATAA
- a CDS encoding ArsC/Spx/MgsR family protein, which produces MADKQLPFVLIGYRKCSTCRAVEKLLQSKGIDYRYRPIDTETPTAEELKQWQGHSGLAIKKFFNTSGRIYRERKLKDVLPTLADEAAFALLASEGMLIKRPILLAGASVYVGRQVKEYLEGL; this is translated from the coding sequence ATGGCAGATAAACAGTTACCTTTTGTTTTAATTGGATACCGCAAATGCTCCACCTGCCGTGCGGTTGAAAAGCTTCTCCAGTCCAAGGGGATAGACTACCGGTATCGGCCCATTGATACGGAGACGCCGACAGCTGAAGAACTGAAGCAGTGGCAAGGCCACTCCGGGCTGGCCATTAAAAAATTCTTTAACACGTCCGGGCGCATTTATCGCGAAAGAAAGCTTAAAGACGTCCTGCCTACCTTAGCGGATGAGGCCGCCTTTGCCCTTTTGGCTTCAGAAGGGATGCTGATCAAACGACCGATTTTACTGGCGGGCGCATCGGTCTACGTCGGTCGGCAGGTTAAGGAGTATCTTGAAGGCCTTTAG